A genomic segment from [Flavobacterium] thermophilum encodes:
- the rssA gene encoding NTE family protein rssA yields MPPKIGLALGSGGARGFAHLGVLKVLQEEGIPISYLAGSSIGALVAVLYASGHGLSRLYRLAKSFRRNDFLDWTVPKMGLIAGERITEFIRLLTKGRRIEELSPPVAVIAADLQTGEKVVFRQGDAAQAVRASISIPGIFVPAAVDGRLLVDGGVVDRVPVSVVRAMGADLVIAVDVAPLNKEAEIASLVDVIWQSLDILQAELVAHRELASDVMIRPRVEQYSSRAFTHIEDIIARGEEEARKQAGAIRQAIEQWKEPKHQ; encoded by the coding sequence GTGCCGCCGAAGATCGGATTGGCGCTCGGGTCAGGGGGCGCGCGCGGATTTGCTCACCTCGGCGTATTGAAAGTGCTACAGGAGGAAGGAATCCCTATTTCTTATTTGGCGGGCAGCAGCATCGGCGCGCTTGTGGCTGTCCTTTATGCGAGCGGCCACGGCCTCAGCCGCCTTTATCGGCTCGCCAAGTCGTTCCGGCGCAACGATTTTCTCGATTGGACGGTGCCGAAAATGGGGCTGATCGCCGGTGAGCGCATCACCGAATTCATTCGTTTGTTGACGAAAGGGAGGCGGATTGAAGAGCTTTCTCCGCCGGTGGCGGTCATCGCCGCTGATTTGCAGACGGGGGAAAAAGTCGTGTTTCGGCAAGGGGATGCGGCCCAGGCTGTGCGGGCGAGCATCTCGATCCCCGGCATTTTTGTGCCCGCGGCGGTGGACGGGCGGCTGCTTGTTGATGGCGGTGTCGTGGACCGCGTGCCGGTATCGGTCGTTCGGGCGATGGGGGCTGATCTTGTCATCGCGGTCGATGTCGCCCCGTTGAACAAAGAGGCGGAAATTGCCTCGCTTGTGGATGTCATTTGGCAGAGCCTTGATATTTTGCAAGCCGAGCTCGTCGCCCATCGGGAACTCGCCTCGGACGTGATGATCCGGCCGCGCGTAGAGCAATACAGCTCGCGGGCGTTCACCCATATCGAAGACATTATTGCCCGCGGCGAAGAGGAAGCGCGGAAACAAGCCGGGGCGATCCGCCAAGCGATTGAACAGTGGAAGGAGCCAAAGCACCAATGA
- the ylbL gene encoding ATP-dependent protease Lon: MKKRTYIAAFFFGAVLAVLLIFMKLPYYVTMPGSAQKLTPLVHVEHGDRDAGAFMLTTVRMGRANVIAYLLAHIRPFYELHPVEEIKQEGESDKEYTMRQLELMEQSKEAAIVVAYRHAGKPVSYEPKGVYVMNVLPDMPAEGRLQAGDRLAAVDGRPLTTSEQIIDYIRKKKEGDRVRIAFVREGERREVELRLKPFPHHPNQIGLGVTLMTDYDVRTDPPVDVDSEQIGGPSAGLMFSLEIYNQLVEEDMTKGHNIAGTGTIDIHGQVGPIGGVSQKVVAADRAGAEVFFAPNEHGSPSSNYREAVQTAKKIGTNMKIVPVDTFEDAIRYLRSMPEA, encoded by the coding sequence ATGAAGAAACGAACGTATATAGCGGCGTTTTTCTTTGGCGCCGTCCTTGCCGTTTTGCTTATTTTTATGAAATTGCCGTATTACGTGACGATGCCGGGAAGCGCGCAAAAGTTAACGCCGCTTGTTCATGTCGAGCACGGCGACCGCGATGCGGGGGCGTTCATGTTGACGACGGTCCGCATGGGGCGGGCGAACGTCATCGCGTACTTGCTCGCCCATATCCGCCCGTTTTATGAGCTGCATCCGGTTGAAGAGATTAAACAGGAAGGGGAAAGCGACAAAGAATATACGATGCGTCAGCTAGAACTGATGGAACAGTCAAAGGAAGCGGCGATTGTCGTCGCTTACCGGCACGCTGGAAAGCCGGTTTCATATGAGCCGAAAGGTGTGTATGTGATGAACGTTCTCCCTGACATGCCGGCGGAGGGACGCTTGCAGGCCGGCGACCGCCTCGCCGCGGTCGACGGCCGGCCGTTGACAACGTCGGAGCAAATCATCGACTACATTCGGAAGAAAAAAGAGGGAGACCGCGTCCGCATCGCGTTTGTCCGCGAGGGGGAGCGGCGGGAGGTCGAGCTCCGGCTGAAGCCGTTCCCGCACCATCCAAACCAAATCGGCCTTGGGGTGACGCTCATGACCGATTATGACGTCCGCACCGACCCGCCGGTTGACGTTGACTCGGAACAGATCGGCGGTCCGTCGGCGGGGCTGATGTTTTCGCTTGAAATTTACAATCAGCTCGTTGAAGAAGATATGACGAAAGGCCATAACATTGCCGGCACCGGAACGATCGACATTCATGGGCAAGTCGGCCCGATCGGCGGTGTTTCACAAAAAGTCGTGGCCGCTGACCGCGCGGGGGCGGAAGTGTTTTTCGCTCCGAATGAACATGGCTCCCCGTCATCGAACTACCGGGAGGCGGTGCAGACCGCGAAAAAAATCGGGACGAACATGAAAATCGTCCCGGTCGATACGTTTGAAGATGCGATCCGTTATTTGCGCTCCATGCCGGAAGCGTAA
- a CDS encoding Protein of uncharacterised function (DUF795), producing the protein MKAVGVIVEYNPFHNGHRYHLQETREKTGADCLVAVMSGNFLQRGEPAIVSKWARAKMALAAGVDLVIELPYAFAVQAAERFADGAVRLLDALGCEELCFGSESGDIAAFLAAAKTLFAQKEEFDALVRAELQRGQSFPKANAKAWDQLRSVPLDLAQPNNVLGLAYVKAIWRHKLSIMPRTIPRLAAGYHDESFSHPSIASATSVRKTLRQTGQLASIAPYVPPTTLEQLRQYRQTYGRWHDWEAYFPLLKYRLLTATKEELRRTAGIEEGVEHRLKEKITVAETFASFIAAVKTKRYTWTRLQRMCAHVLTNFTKEEQTKTSDPTYIRLLGMSETGRRYLQRVKKELALPLITKAAKLNGDPLYEQEKRAAAVYAAALPEPLYSAALKEEYATTPIYASGMERK; encoded by the coding sequence ATGAAAGCTGTTGGCGTGATCGTCGAGTACAATCCATTTCATAACGGCCATCGATATCACTTGCAAGAGACGCGTGAAAAGACAGGAGCGGACTGCCTCGTCGCCGTCATGAGCGGAAATTTTCTGCAACGCGGCGAGCCGGCCATTGTTTCAAAATGGGCGCGGGCCAAAATGGCGCTGGCAGCCGGCGTCGATCTCGTCATTGAACTGCCATATGCCTTCGCCGTTCAGGCGGCGGAGCGATTTGCCGATGGAGCGGTGCGGCTGCTCGATGCCCTCGGCTGCGAAGAGCTTTGCTTTGGGAGCGAATCCGGCGACATTGCTGCTTTTTTAGCCGCCGCGAAGACGTTGTTTGCGCAAAAAGAGGAGTTTGACGCCCTCGTCCGCGCCGAACTTCAGCGTGGGCAAAGCTTTCCGAAAGCGAATGCCAAGGCGTGGGATCAGCTCCGCTCCGTCCCGCTTGATTTGGCGCAGCCAAACAACGTGCTCGGATTAGCCTACGTGAAAGCCATTTGGCGGCACAAGCTCTCCATCATGCCGCGCACGATTCCCCGCCTCGCCGCTGGCTATCATGACGAGTCGTTTTCCCATCCATCGATCGCCAGCGCCACAAGCGTGCGAAAGACGCTGCGACAAACTGGGCAGCTTGCGTCGATTGCGCCATACGTCCCTCCAACGACGCTCGAGCAGCTGCGCCAATACCGGCAAACGTATGGGCGCTGGCATGATTGGGAAGCGTATTTTCCGCTCTTGAAGTATCGGCTGCTGACGGCAACCAAGGAGGAACTGCGCCGCACGGCCGGAATCGAGGAAGGCGTGGAGCACCGGTTGAAAGAAAAAATTACCGTTGCCGAAACGTTCGCTTCTTTCATCGCCGCCGTCAAAACGAAACGGTACACGTGGACAAGGCTGCAGCGAATGTGCGCGCACGTGCTGACCAACTTCACAAAGGAAGAACAAACGAAGACATCCGATCCTACATACATCAGGCTGCTCGGCATGAGCGAAACCGGCCGCCGCTACTTGCAGCGGGTGAAAAAAGAGCTGGCGCTGCCGCTGATTACGAAAGCGGCTAAATTGAACGGCGATCCGCTTTACGAGCAAGAAAAAAGGGCGGCCGCCGTCTATGCAGCCGCCCTTCCTGAGCCGCTGTACAGCGCCGCGCTCAAAGAAGAATACGCAACGACCCCCATTTACGCTTCCGGCATGGAGCGCAAATAA
- a CDS encoding Uncharacterized ACR, COG1399, with amino-acid sequence MKWTVQQLRRFQHKEMAIDETVDVSDLKQIDTLIRDISLVRVQGKADVGSTKFTFHLTLSGTMVLPCSRTLVDVTHPFSIKTTETFFVDGGDVAETDEDTHIVTGNTVDLNPIIRELILLEIPLQLIADNPGADGAPQHGEGWDVLTEEQWEKTLEERAANKVDPRLAGLAKFFDGTKETDG; translated from the coding sequence ATGAAATGGACGGTTCAACAGCTTCGCCGTTTTCAGCACAAGGAAATGGCGATTGACGAGACGGTTGACGTGTCTGATTTGAAACAAATCGACACGTTGATCCGCGATATTTCGCTTGTCCGCGTTCAAGGGAAAGCGGACGTCGGTTCGACAAAGTTTACATTTCATTTGACGCTGTCAGGAACGATGGTATTGCCGTGTTCGCGGACGCTCGTCGACGTGACACACCCGTTTTCCATCAAGACGACGGAAACGTTTTTTGTTGATGGCGGCGACGTCGCTGAAACGGATGAAGACACCCATATCGTAACTGGAAACACGGTTGATTTAAACCCAATTATTCGCGAGCTCATCCTGCTTGAAATCCCGCTGCAGCTCATCGCCGACAACCCGGGGGCTGACGGGGCGCCGCAACACGGGGAAGGATGGGACGTTCTCACGGAAGAACAATGGGAAAAAACGCTGGAAGAGCGGGCGGCGAACAAGGTCGACCCTCGTCTGGCAGGATTGGCTAAGTTTTTTGATGGAACGAAAGAAACTGATGGCTGA
- the rpmF gene encoding BL37 produces the protein MAVPFRRTSKTRKRLRRTHFKLQVPGMVQCPNCGEWKLAHRVCKACGTYKGRDVVNK, from the coding sequence ATGGCAGTACCTTTTAGAAGAACATCGAAAACGAGAAAACGACTGCGCCGTACACACTTTAAACTGCAAGTGCCGGGCATGGTGCAATGCCCGAACTGCGGCGAATGGAAATTGGCGCACCGCGTCTGCAAAGCATGCGGTACGTACAAAGGAAGAGATGTCGTCAACAAATAA
- the echA8_1 gene encoding Probable enoyl-CoA hydratase echA8, which translates to MEAMMEQRDGVALFTICRPEKRNAVNFAVMEALEGALSEAEADERVKIFAITGAGDEAFCSGGDLHEFGPLRGAEAKQMLTRMGEVLYRLLTFPKPTAALVNGAAMGGGCELATACDFRFVKEGSRIGFIQGRLGITTGWGGASMLFGKLPYARALDLLLRAEPMTAEDMEACGWADAVLAADHWREQWQARLALYAARSLAVLEAYKAAAGEKWRTAWFREQFFAEIDRCAALWGSVEHEQALRPFFRKQ; encoded by the coding sequence ATGGAAGCGATGATGGAGCAGCGTGACGGCGTCGCCTTGTTTACGATTTGCCGTCCCGAAAAACGGAATGCAGTCAATTTTGCAGTGATGGAGGCGCTTGAGGGAGCGCTGAGCGAGGCGGAAGCGGATGAGCGGGTCAAAATATTTGCCATCACGGGCGCTGGCGATGAGGCTTTTTGCTCGGGCGGCGATTTACACGAGTTCGGGCCTTTGCGCGGCGCTGAGGCGAAACAGATGCTGACGCGCATGGGGGAGGTGCTCTACCGGCTGCTGACGTTTCCGAAACCGACGGCCGCGCTCGTCAATGGCGCCGCGATGGGAGGGGGCTGCGAGCTGGCGACGGCCTGCGATTTCCGTTTTGTCAAAGAAGGAAGCCGAATCGGGTTCATTCAAGGGCGGCTCGGCATCACAACCGGCTGGGGCGGCGCCTCGATGCTGTTCGGCAAACTGCCGTACGCGCGGGCCCTCGATCTATTGCTGCGCGCTGAACCGATGACAGCGGAAGATATGGAAGCGTGCGGGTGGGCTGATGCGGTCTTGGCGGCTGACCACTGGCGCGAGCAATGGCAGGCGCGGCTCGCCCTTTATGCCGCGCGGTCGCTCGCTGTTTTAGAAGCCTATAAGGCGGCAGCGGGCGAAAAATGGCGAACAGCTTGGTTTCGTGAGCAATTTTTCGCTGAAATCGACCGCTGCGCCGCACTATGGGGGTCGGTTGAACATGAACAGGCGTTGCGTCCTTTTTTTCGCAAGCAGTAA
- the rsfA_1 gene encoding Prespore-specific transcriptional regulator rsfA has protein sequence MTGVRQDAWTKEEDELLANVVLQYIREGGTQLEAFAEVGRRLSRTAAACGFRWNSYVRKQYKEEIEQAKQERKTRKKEAASVKEGGGQTEMEAAAESKLSWTEVLAFLQAEGQKARDARRTADENRALKNDMEQLQQMVTKLQMEKEALQKQLAAVQEEYKTLLAIMERARKMVAGAEKQTEPAAEGVGEG, from the coding sequence ATGACCGGAGTACGCCAGGACGCTTGGACGAAAGAGGAAGATGAACTGTTGGCCAACGTTGTGCTTCAATATATTCGCGAGGGCGGCACCCAGCTAGAAGCGTTTGCTGAGGTGGGGCGGCGCTTGTCGCGGACAGCGGCAGCGTGCGGGTTCCGCTGGAATTCGTACGTTCGCAAGCAGTATAAAGAGGAAATTGAACAGGCAAAGCAAGAACGGAAAACGCGAAAAAAAGAGGCGGCATCGGTAAAAGAAGGCGGGGGACAAACGGAGATGGAAGCGGCAGCAGAGAGCAAACTGTCATGGACGGAAGTGCTCGCTTTTTTGCAAGCGGAAGGGCAAAAAGCGCGCGACGCCCGGCGGACAGCGGATGAAAATCGGGCGTTAAAAAACGATATGGAGCAGCTGCAACAAATGGTGACAAAGCTGCAAATGGAAAAGGAAGCGTTGCAAAAGCAGCTGGCGGCCGTCCAAGAGGAGTATAAAACGTTGCTCGCCATTATGGAGCGGGCGCGGAAAATGGTGGCGGGCGCCGAAAAACAAACGGAGCCGGCGGCTGAGGGCGTCGGGGAAGGATAA